One region of Arthrobacter sp. StoSoilB22 genomic DNA includes:
- a CDS encoding sugar phosphate isomerase/epimerase — protein sequence MATIGVQAMMLKDSFADFGAFETLRKVSAIGYNAVEISQIPMTPENVDELDRSRSELGMDIAALSVNIEGRKGMPVESLADNFDKIVDDAKRLDSSLLRIGMLPFGAMKSLDSVVEFAKQANGYAERLQEHGISLYYHNHHIEFAKFDGKYMLDIIAENSPAMGMEIDVHWVQRGGLDPVRTLEKYAGNTAMVHLKDYRIGQMPESSFGLLEKGDFPGFMAEFRNVVQFAEVGEGNLDFPSIIPAAVAAGARYLLVEQDELYGRTVWDALQTSYDNLVAMGHADLF from the coding sequence GTGGCCACAATAGGCGTCCAAGCCATGATGCTGAAGGACAGTTTTGCTGACTTTGGAGCGTTCGAAACGCTCCGCAAGGTCAGTGCGATCGGCTATAACGCCGTCGAAATTTCGCAGATCCCCATGACGCCGGAGAACGTGGACGAGCTGGACCGCTCCCGCTCGGAGCTGGGCATGGACATCGCCGCGCTTTCGGTCAACATTGAAGGCCGCAAAGGCATGCCCGTGGAATCACTGGCGGACAATTTCGACAAGATCGTGGACGACGCCAAGCGGCTGGACAGCTCGCTGCTGCGCATCGGGATGCTTCCGTTCGGGGCCATGAAGTCACTGGACTCGGTGGTTGAATTCGCCAAGCAAGCCAACGGTTACGCCGAACGGCTCCAGGAACACGGCATCAGCCTGTATTACCACAATCACCACATCGAGTTCGCGAAGTTTGACGGCAAGTACATGCTGGACATCATCGCCGAAAACTCCCCGGCCATGGGCATGGAAATCGACGTCCACTGGGTGCAGCGCGGCGGCCTCGATCCCGTGCGGACCCTGGAAAAGTACGCCGGCAATACTGCCATGGTGCACCTGAAGGATTACAGGATCGGCCAGATGCCGGAATCGTCCTTCGGGCTCCTGGAGAAGGGCGACTTCCCCGGGTTCATGGCCGAGTTCCGCAACGTGGTGCAGTTCGCCGAAGTGGGCGAGGGCAACCTGGACTTCCCCTCCATCATTCCGGCCGCCGTCGCCGCAGGAGCCCGTTACCTCTTGGTGGAGCAGGACGAACTCTATGGGCGGACCGTGTGGGATGCGCTCCAGACCTCGTACGACAACTTGGTGGCCATGGGCCACGCCGACCTTTTCTAG
- a CDS encoding Gfo/Idh/MocA family oxidoreductase encodes MPTAAVIGCGDISTIHFAALATMDNAELVAVCDTDPDRLQAAEAAHGVPGYADYLDMLQKVRPDVVHVCTPHHLHASVAADCLERGVNVIVEKPLAHTLAEGQRLIEVAERSEAKIAVCFQNRYNATSQAMHELLDGGTLGQVIGASATVMWHRDASYYRNRPWRGTWAEGGGGLMMNQAIHTVDLLQWLVGDVAKVEGHASTRSLGGVIEVEDTAEFVAEHVNGARSVFYSTLANAVNAPVTLDIVTEKATLSLRGDLTVSYADGTVDVIPERVAESGGRSYWGVSHELLIADFYNKLQDAGPFWINPAEAGKSLRIIKDIYAQSYPEMADRVG; translated from the coding sequence ATGCCTACAGCAGCAGTTATTGGTTGCGGCGACATCTCGACCATCCACTTCGCGGCCTTGGCCACCATGGACAATGCCGAATTGGTGGCGGTTTGCGATACCGATCCGGACAGGTTGCAAGCGGCGGAAGCCGCCCACGGCGTCCCTGGCTACGCGGACTACCTGGACATGCTCCAGAAGGTGCGTCCCGACGTCGTGCATGTTTGTACGCCGCACCACCTCCACGCCTCCGTTGCCGCTGACTGCCTGGAGCGCGGCGTCAACGTGATCGTCGAGAAGCCGCTGGCCCACACCCTGGCCGAGGGGCAGCGGTTGATTGAGGTGGCGGAGCGGAGCGAAGCGAAGATCGCTGTCTGCTTCCAGAACCGGTACAACGCGACCTCGCAAGCCATGCATGAACTGCTCGACGGCGGCACGCTGGGCCAGGTGATCGGCGCCTCGGCAACTGTCATGTGGCACCGGGACGCCAGCTACTACCGCAACCGCCCATGGCGGGGGACCTGGGCGGAAGGCGGGGGTGGGCTGATGATGAACCAGGCCATCCATACCGTGGACCTGCTGCAGTGGTTGGTGGGCGATGTTGCCAAGGTGGAGGGCCATGCGTCCACCCGTTCCCTGGGCGGCGTGATAGAGGTGGAGGACACCGCGGAGTTCGTTGCCGAGCACGTCAACGGCGCGCGCAGCGTCTTCTATTCAACGCTGGCCAACGCGGTGAATGCGCCGGTGACCCTGGATATCGTCACAGAGAAGGCGACGCTCAGCCTGCGTGGCGACCTCACGGTGAGCTACGCCGACGGCACGGTGGACGTCATCCCGGAGAGGGTGGCTGAGAGTGGTGGCAGGTCCTACTGGGGCGTGTCCCATGAGCTTCTAATCGCGGATTTCTACAACAAGCTGCAGGATGCCGGGCCTTTCTGGATCAACCCTGCCGAGGCCGGAAAATCCTTGAGGATCATCAAGGATATCTACGCGCAAAGCTACCCGGAGATGGCTGACCGGGTGGGTTGA
- a CDS encoding ABC transporter permease, with amino-acid sequence MIKFIAKRLGSGLVVLFVVSVLTFTLLYTSSGSIAQNILGDQATPEQVALKEQELGLDQPLFVRYFAWLGDALTGNLGASWFTSEPVASSLATRIPVTMTMVFTAMILIAICAALIGVAAAVKRGWVDRVVQIGAIVGDSIPGYVIGVFLVTILAIQLGFFPATSTISPEVGPEAWVYSMTLPVIALLINGVTGGAQQIRSAVIKQLERDYVRTLRSRGIGEREILFKHVLRSAAPAGLTVLSLQLIGMLGGVVIIEQIFALPGMGPLAVAATTQTDLPVVMGVVMYTVVVVIVVNLLVDILNGWLNPKVRVS; translated from the coding sequence ATGATCAAGTTCATTGCGAAAAGACTGGGCAGTGGTCTGGTGGTGTTGTTCGTCGTCTCGGTCCTCACCTTCACCCTGCTGTACACCTCCAGCGGAAGTATCGCCCAGAACATTTTGGGGGATCAGGCAACACCTGAACAGGTTGCTCTGAAGGAACAGGAACTGGGACTCGACCAGCCACTCTTCGTCCGCTACTTCGCGTGGTTGGGCGATGCCCTCACAGGTAACCTCGGTGCCTCCTGGTTCACCTCGGAGCCGGTAGCCAGCTCCCTGGCCACCCGCATCCCGGTCACCATGACCATGGTCTTCACCGCAATGATCCTGATCGCCATCTGCGCAGCACTGATCGGTGTTGCCGCAGCCGTGAAGCGCGGCTGGGTGGACAGGGTGGTCCAGATCGGCGCGATCGTGGGGGACTCCATCCCCGGGTATGTGATCGGCGTGTTCCTGGTAACCATCCTGGCCATCCAGCTGGGTTTCTTCCCCGCCACCAGCACCATCTCCCCGGAGGTGGGCCCGGAGGCCTGGGTCTACTCCATGACCCTTCCGGTGATCGCGTTGCTGATCAACGGTGTGACCGGCGGTGCGCAGCAGATCCGTTCCGCCGTCATCAAGCAGCTTGAACGGGACTACGTCCGGACGCTGCGCAGCCGTGGCATCGGAGAACGCGAAATCCTCTTCAAGCATGTGCTCCGCAGCGCCGCACCTGCAGGTTTGACCGTCTTGAGCCTGCAACTGATCGGCATGCTGGGCGGCGTGGTGATCATCGAGCAGATCTTCGCCCTTCCTGGAATGGGTCCGCTGGCTGTGGCAGCAACCACCCAAACCGATCTTCCCGTGGTCATGGGAGTGGTGATGTACACCGTGGTGGTGGTCATCGTCGTGAACCTCCTGGTGGACATCCTCAATGGTTGGCTCAACCCGAAAGTACGTGTCTCATGA
- a CDS encoding ATP-binding cassette domain-containing protein, producing the protein MSTSLDSSQKSPLLSVENLVVEYPSKRFRAKPFRALTDINITIGQGETLGLVGESGSGKTTLGRAVLGLAPVTAGKVIFEGNDISNASRKERRTLSRDLQVVFQDPYTSLNPALEIGDILAEPLGVQGMEPAAAKKRVKELLDQVGLPTDAIHRLPREFSGGQRQRVAIARALALSPKLIVCDEPVSALDLSTQARVLDLFLQIQKDTGVSYLFVSHDLDVVRHISHRVAVMYHGEIVEQGPAEVVTRDPEHPYTQRLLLASPVPDPDRQEQRRADRHRLLANQHNQIEQQGAVA; encoded by the coding sequence ATGAGCACCTCTCTTGATTCATCGCAGAAGTCTCCGCTCCTTTCAGTGGAGAACCTGGTGGTGGAATACCCCAGCAAGCGGTTCCGGGCGAAGCCCTTCCGGGCGCTGACGGACATCAACATCACCATCGGCCAAGGCGAGACCTTGGGCCTGGTGGGGGAGTCCGGTTCCGGCAAGACCACTCTTGGCCGCGCCGTCCTGGGCCTTGCCCCGGTCACCGCAGGAAAGGTGATCTTTGAAGGCAACGACATCAGCAACGCTTCGCGGAAGGAACGCCGTACCCTGAGCCGGGACCTGCAGGTGGTCTTCCAGGACCCCTACACCTCGTTGAACCCTGCGCTGGAGATTGGTGACATCCTTGCCGAGCCCCTCGGCGTGCAGGGGATGGAGCCTGCTGCGGCCAAGAAAAGAGTCAAGGAACTGCTGGACCAGGTGGGCTTGCCGACGGACGCGATCCACCGTTTGCCGCGCGAATTCAGCGGCGGGCAGCGCCAACGCGTTGCGATCGCGCGGGCACTTGCCTTGTCCCCGAAGCTGATTGTCTGCGACGAACCCGTCAGCGCACTGGACCTCTCCACCCAGGCCCGCGTGCTGGACCTGTTCCTGCAGATCCAGAAGGACACCGGCGTTTCGTACTTGTTCGTCTCACACGACCTCGACGTCGTGCGGCACATCAGCCACCGTGTGGCCGTCATGTATCACGGTGAAATCGTGGAGCAAGGCCCCGCCGAAGTTGTCACCCGCGATCCCGAACACCCCTACACCCAGCGGCTGCTGCTTGCCTCGCCGGTGCCCGACCCTGACCGGCAGGAACAACGCCGGGCAGACCGCCACCGCCTACTCGCAAACCAGCACAACCAAATCGAACAGCAAGGTGCCGTGGCCTGA
- a CDS encoding dipeptide/oligopeptide/nickel ABC transporter permease/ATP-binding protein, protein MSDSVDSAAVSADSMGVAAKTGQSGTVVRSTVMRRLLKNPMGIASLVILLTIAVLAILAPVIAPFEENFANISKTLAAPDSVNIMGTDSAGRDTWSRLLFGAQLTLLSALLCAGVAIAIGLPAGLIAGYYGGKFEAVSNWVVSILMSLPGLIVLLTIRAAFGPSVWISMIAFGVLISPSYFRLTRTAVQSVRNELYVDAARVSGLSDLSIIARHIFSVVRAPIIIQTAAIAGVAIAIQSGLEFLGLGDPTKATWGVMLSEGFKNVYLTPILLLWPALAMALTIGGLVLLGNAIRDALEDGEKIKHRKKRAAATAESTSSSASTTPDPAKARQSRKFVAAVDAGTEHHLVKVTNLGVGYPQADGSIKKVVDDVSFHVDRGEILGIVGESGSGKSQTAFSILGLLPDNARIVGGSIQFDGNYTVAPGEDRVSQERLSKLRGKRISYIPQEPMSNLDPAFTIGYQLVTPMVRVLGISKAEARTRALKLLTDVGIANPELTFNAYPHEVSGGMAQRVLIAGAISCEPDLVIADEPTTALDVTVQADVLDLLRELQQRLNIGVILVTHNFGVVADLCDRVAVMQNGRLVEEGTVRDILRNPKEPYTQTLLGSMLEGKTPMTMLVSKPGSAAQSGSAAQKEPVA, encoded by the coding sequence ATGAGCGACTCCGTAGATTCAGCAGCAGTATCCGCAGACTCCATGGGCGTCGCGGCAAAAACAGGCCAGAGCGGCACGGTGGTCCGGTCCACCGTGATGCGCCGCCTCCTGAAGAACCCCATGGGCATCGCCTCGCTGGTGATCCTCCTGACGATCGCTGTGCTGGCCATCCTGGCGCCGGTGATCGCCCCTTTCGAAGAGAACTTCGCCAACATTTCCAAGACCCTGGCCGCTCCGGATTCAGTCAACATCATGGGCACGGACAGCGCAGGGCGCGATACCTGGAGCCGCCTGCTCTTTGGTGCGCAGCTCACCCTCTTGTCCGCGCTGCTGTGCGCAGGCGTCGCGATTGCCATCGGACTTCCGGCAGGCCTGATTGCCGGCTACTACGGAGGTAAATTCGAAGCAGTCTCCAACTGGGTGGTCAGCATCCTCATGAGCCTGCCCGGCCTGATCGTCCTGCTCACCATCCGTGCAGCGTTCGGCCCGTCCGTATGGATCTCCATGATCGCTTTCGGTGTGCTGATCAGTCCTTCCTACTTCCGGCTCACCCGCACCGCGGTGCAGTCGGTCCGGAACGAGCTCTACGTGGACGCTGCCCGGGTTTCGGGCCTGTCCGATCTAAGCATTATTGCCCGCCACATTTTCTCCGTGGTCCGCGCACCCATCATCATCCAAACCGCCGCAATCGCCGGTGTTGCCATCGCCATTCAGTCCGGGCTTGAGTTCCTTGGCCTGGGCGATCCCACCAAGGCCACCTGGGGCGTCATGCTCTCCGAAGGCTTCAAGAACGTCTACCTGACCCCGATTCTGCTGCTCTGGCCGGCACTGGCCATGGCGCTCACCATCGGCGGACTCGTCCTGCTGGGCAACGCCATCCGCGACGCCTTGGAAGACGGCGAAAAGATCAAACACCGCAAGAAGCGTGCGGCTGCAACAGCCGAAAGCACAAGTTCTTCTGCAAGCACGACGCCGGACCCCGCCAAGGCGCGCCAGTCACGGAAGTTTGTGGCCGCCGTCGACGCCGGAACCGAGCACCACCTGGTCAAGGTGACCAACCTGGGGGTCGGCTATCCGCAGGCTGACGGGTCCATCAAAAAGGTAGTGGATGACGTTTCCTTCCACGTGGACCGCGGCGAAATCCTGGGCATCGTGGGCGAGTCAGGTTCGGGCAAGTCCCAAACCGCGTTTTCCATCCTGGGCCTGCTGCCGGACAACGCGCGGATTGTGGGTGGTTCCATCCAGTTTGATGGCAACTACACGGTGGCCCCCGGTGAAGACCGCGTCAGCCAGGAGAGGTTGTCCAAACTACGCGGCAAACGGATTTCCTACATCCCCCAGGAGCCCATGAGCAACCTGGACCCGGCGTTTACCATCGGCTACCAGCTGGTCACACCCATGGTTCGAGTCCTTGGAATCTCCAAGGCTGAAGCCCGCACACGCGCCCTCAAGCTGCTTACCGACGTCGGAATTGCCAACCCGGAACTCACCTTCAATGCTTACCCGCATGAGGTCTCCGGCGGAATGGCCCAACGCGTGCTGATCGCCGGTGCCATCAGCTGCGAACCGGACCTGGTGATCGCGGACGAACCCACCACCGCCCTGGACGTCACCGTGCAGGCCGATGTGCTGGACCTGCTGCGTGAACTGCAGCAGCGCCTCAACATCGGGGTCATCCTGGTGACCCACAACTTCGGTGTCGTGGCCGACCTTTGCGACCGCGTGGCCGTGATGCAGAACGGCCGGCTGGTGGAAGAAGGGACCGTCCGGGACATTCTCCGGAACCCGAAAGAGCCTTACACACAGACCCTGCTGGGGTCCATGCTCGAAGGAAAGACGCCCATGACCATGCTTGTATCCAAGCCTGGATCGGCAGCACAGTCCGGATCAGCAGCACAGAAGGAGCCGGTGGCATGA
- a CDS encoding ABC transporter substrate-binding protein → MKLGPKAAAAAIVLSASLALTACGGGNAGAGAGSTSGAKTVTALTLGTLRDLTSWDPAQAHVGHALQPYQAAYDSLILREPDGKLSPMLATAWKYNDTNTKLTVDLRTDVTFSDGAKFDAAAAKANMDHFKKANGPQMAQLGSVSDVAVVDADTIDINLSAPEPALEYFLSQAAGLMGSPAALGTDAIKTVPVGSGPYVMDKAASVKDSQTVFNAREGYWNKDLQKYKKLTLKVLLDPTARTNALVSGQIDATLLDPKNGKQAEGAKMKLETNQVDWSGLLLLDRDGTKNPALANVKVRQAINHAFDRKTILDQVMLGQGTPTTQPFGKDSGAWSEELENYYSYDPEKAKQLLKDSGFEGKVSIDVPTLPGAETLISVMKQQLADVGITLNPGAAITNTFTADVAAQKYPALFFNLFQGQPTVAIDQIVSTKALYNPFKTTTPELEAKIAAVRTGGADAGKLAQEVNKYVVEQAWFAPLFRVNQMYYHNDKVNVTPQVQQAVPSIYNYSPAK, encoded by the coding sequence ATGAAGTTAGGTCCCAAGGCGGCAGCAGCCGCCATCGTACTTAGCGCCTCCCTGGCGCTCACCGCATGTGGCGGCGGGAATGCCGGCGCCGGAGCGGGTTCCACTTCAGGAGCTAAGACAGTCACCGCACTGACGCTGGGCACCCTCCGGGACCTCACCTCATGGGACCCGGCACAGGCTCACGTAGGCCACGCGCTCCAGCCGTATCAGGCAGCCTACGACTCCCTGATCCTCCGCGAACCGGACGGCAAGCTCAGCCCCATGCTGGCAACCGCGTGGAAGTACAACGACACCAACACCAAGCTCACCGTGGACCTCCGCACGGATGTCACCTTCAGCGACGGAGCCAAGTTCGACGCCGCTGCCGCCAAGGCGAACATGGACCACTTCAAGAAGGCCAACGGCCCGCAAATGGCCCAGCTGGGGTCAGTTTCCGACGTCGCAGTAGTGGATGCCGACACGATCGACATCAACCTCAGCGCACCGGAACCGGCCCTCGAATACTTCCTCAGCCAGGCCGCAGGCCTGATGGGAAGCCCCGCAGCACTGGGCACGGACGCCATCAAGACCGTGCCCGTAGGTTCCGGTCCTTATGTGATGGACAAAGCCGCCTCCGTCAAGGACTCCCAGACGGTCTTCAACGCTCGCGAGGGTTACTGGAACAAGGACCTCCAGAAGTACAAGAAGCTCACCCTCAAGGTCCTCCTGGACCCCACCGCCCGCACCAACGCACTGGTCTCCGGCCAGATTGACGCAACCCTGCTGGATCCCAAGAACGGCAAGCAGGCCGAGGGCGCCAAGATGAAGCTCGAAACCAACCAGGTTGACTGGTCCGGACTGCTCCTGCTGGACCGTGACGGCACCAAGAACCCGGCCCTGGCAAACGTCAAGGTCCGCCAGGCCATCAACCATGCCTTTGACCGCAAGACCATCCTGGACCAGGTCATGCTGGGCCAGGGCACTCCCACCACGCAGCCCTTCGGCAAGGACAGCGGCGCTTGGAGCGAGGAACTGGAGAACTACTACAGCTACGATCCCGAGAAAGCCAAGCAGCTCCTGAAGGATTCCGGCTTTGAAGGCAAAGTCAGCATTGACGTTCCCACACTTCCCGGTGCTGAAACCCTCATCTCGGTCATGAAGCAGCAGCTCGCAGATGTGGGAATCACGCTGAACCCGGGTGCGGCCATCACCAACACCTTCACCGCGGACGTTGCCGCGCAGAAGTACCCGGCCCTGTTCTTCAACCTCTTCCAAGGCCAGCCCACCGTGGCAATCGACCAGATCGTTTCCACCAAGGCCCTGTACAACCCGTTCAAGACCACCACCCCTGAGCTTGAAGCCAAGATCGCGGCCGTGCGCACCGGTGGCGCCGACGCCGGCAAGCTGGCCCAGGAAGTCAACAAATACGTGGTGGAGCAAGCCTGGTTCGCCCCGCTGTTCCGCGTGAACCAGATGTACTACCACAACGACAAAGTGAACGTCACCCCGCAGGTCCAGCAGGCCGTTCCGTCCATCTACAACTACTCGCCCGCCAAGTAG